A window of the Radiobacillus deserti genome harbors these coding sequences:
- a CDS encoding helix-turn-helix domain-containing protein: protein MSPEEITEVFVELVEHYRKKKGISQNKLATEAGVTGGLLSRLKNGTRKTPTLDKVWNIAKVLDMPLYQLVTKLQSKEKELAK, encoded by the coding sequence ATGAGTCCAGAGGAAATAACTGAAGTTTTTGTAGAATTAGTTGAGCATTATCGTAAAAAGAAAGGTATTAGCCAAAACAAATTAGCAACTGAAGCGGGAGTGACAGGGGGGCTACTTTCAAGGTTGAAAAATGGAACAAGAAAGACACCAACTTTGGATAAGGTTTGGAATATAGCAAAAGTGTTGGATATGCCTTTATATCAACTGGTTACTAAATTACAATCTAAAGAAAAGGAATTGGCAAAATGA
- the rlmH gene encoding 23S rRNA (pseudouridine(1915)-N(3))-methyltransferase RlmH, giving the protein MKITIIAVGKLKEKYLKQGIQEYVKRLGAYANIDIIELPDEKAPENMSDAEAEEVKRKEGDRILSKISTDTYIISLEIMGEMLTSEELARKMDNLATHGKSKIAFVIGGSLGLSKEVTDRSDFALSFSKMTFPHQLMRLVLVEQVYRAFRINRGEPYHK; this is encoded by the coding sequence ATGAAGATAACGATCATTGCAGTAGGGAAACTAAAAGAGAAATATTTAAAGCAGGGAATTCAAGAATATGTGAAGCGACTTGGTGCTTATGCCAATATCGATATAATCGAACTGCCTGATGAAAAGGCGCCAGAAAATATGAGTGATGCGGAAGCGGAAGAAGTAAAGCGAAAAGAAGGAGACCGAATCCTCTCCAAAATCTCGACAGACACCTACATTATTTCCCTGGAAATAATGGGGGAAATGTTGACCTCTGAAGAATTAGCTCGAAAAATGGACAACCTTGCCACACACGGAAAGAGTAAGATTGCGTTTGTGATTGGTGGATCGCTAGGCTTGAGTAAGGAAGTAACGGATCGAAGTGATTTTGCGCTGTCGTTTTCTAAGATGACATTTCCGCATCAACTGATGAGGCTGGTGTTGGTGGAGCAGGTTTATCGGGCGTTTCGGATTAATCGGGGGGAACCTTACCATAAATAA
- a CDS encoding helix-turn-helix domain-containing protein → MSNKGMDRINTAIGDFGGLLRDYRLEHHLSLQDLSEIVGYSPSYIWRIEKNKRFPELETRMKILISLWSMEDIYMYLQEIVSKESNAG, encoded by the coding sequence ATGAGCAATAAAGGAATGGATAGGATTAATACTGCAATTGGGGATTTTGGGGGACTTTTGCGAGATTACCGTTTAGAACACCATCTTTCATTACAGGATTTGTCTGAAATCGTTGGTTACTCACCATCCTATATTTGGCGAATAGAAAAAAACAAAAGATTTCCCGAATTAGAAACAAGGATGAAAATTTTAATATCATTGTGGTCAATGGAGGATATCTATATGTATTTGCAGGAGATTGTGTCAAAGGAGAGTAATGCTGGTTAA
- a CDS encoding recombinase family protein, whose protein sequence is MKNNRKVIGLYTRVSSGQKAQFGQGMEQKIGIRVAKELFGQDIDIKFYVDEGFGPKCNTERNQMLKDVKQCKLDAVITYCVSRISNTFSHALKVVKEIHYSNVRFISIIEGEYTPLKLNREFKILEVLAQLERKDHAERIKKGDCV, encoded by the coding sequence ATGAAAAACAACAGAAAAGTAATTGGATTATATACTCGTGTATCATCTGGACAAAAAGCACAATTTGGACAAGGGATGGAACAAAAAATAGGCATACGAGTTGCGAAGGAATTGTTTGGACAAGACATTGACATAAAATTCTATGTAGATGAAGGCTTTGGGCCGAAATGTAACACTGAAAGAAACCAGATGTTGAAAGATGTAAAACAGTGTAAACTAGATGCAGTTATCACCTATTGTGTCAGTAGGATTAGTAATACATTTTCACACGCATTAAAAGTAGTAAAAGAAATTCACTACTCAAATGTCCGCTTTATCAGTATAATTGAAGGAGAGTACACTCCTCTTAAATTAAACCGAGAATTCAAGATATTGGAAGTTCTTGCTCAACTCGAACGTAAAGATCATGCTGAAAGAATTAAAAAAGGGGATTGCGTTTAA